The Girardinichthys multiradiatus isolate DD_20200921_A chromosome 23, DD_fGirMul_XY1, whole genome shotgun sequence DNA segment AATGTTTCATGAGCTTGACAAGTGTTTTGCTCAGAGTTGTGTCTGTCAATATATATAAAAGTCTTTTGTATATAAATAATCATAGGTTGTTAATTTAGGGAATCAGAAAGCATTCAAATAATTCACAATATGCAACAACTTTGGATACTGATTAACGTGTTAAACCTTAAATACGTCTTTTATCCAATAAAGAGCTACATGTTTAAAAGTAGTAATGTGAGCTGGGttcagactcaaaaacgcagaacCAGGAAACCCACCAGCCTGGCCAGAGTCAGgactgatcaccctgtttggtttggttttgataaaaagtttttgtttgcaGTAAATCTCTTTAAATGTTCCACCCACTTCTGGACCGACAGCTGTCAGGATCCAAGTGACCTCTGGCTGTTGGAGAAGAAAGGCAAGCTATTCCTTCAGCTGAGAAAGAAAAGCTGCTGGGATCATTTCCTATTTTACCACTTTGGGTGGTGTGTGTTGTTTAAAATCTAGCACATAAAGAGCAATGGTTATTTAAAAGGTTCGGAGATGGGACTGTTCTCTTTAAGAGCTGTTGCAGGCATTGTCTGAACTTGGCACTGTTACTAGTTTACAACATTTTGtggtttgttgtttaaaattccCACAAAAAGCACATAAAGAGCAATGCAAATAGCTTTGAAATGCTCTGATACCTGTGACTGTGCTTCATCAGTAGTTTTTATAGTGAGTTATATCTCAACTTTTGTTCCTGTAATTTGAGGTCAtcccatttttatttaacaattttatAAGCACAAAATAGCtcctttttaatttcatttgttttactttctaTTGGAGATTTTTGATCCCCAATAGGTTACTGTAATCTTATTTGTCATCTActatcctgcaacctttagatgcatcccttctccaacacacctgttTTAAATGGATGAGTCATTACCAGTCCTctgccaataaaaaaaatgagccggtcatttgattcaggtgtctGGGAGAAGGGATCTTGCATCTAAACGTTTGATTCTTATattatctgttttttgttttttttgcttgtaCTTCTTATCAACATAAGAGAATAGAGTATTGGCTCCACGTGATTTTTCTGACTATCTTTAGTCAAAGTGTGATGtcttctttaaatgtttaattattgcTCGATTCAAAAGGGAAATAATTAATCTCTCAGACTGgcttttaataaaatgtgaaattgattgcTTTATGAGTCTTAATTTAACATTGCTTTTTTACACTACAAGTGCCTCACCTTAAAATAGGAAAATATGGTCCTGATGTCTTCTTCAAAACCCATGTCAATCATTCTGTCTGCTTCATCCAGGGCCAAGTAGCGGCATATGTCAAGACTGACCATCTTCTTTTGGAGCAGGTCCATCAATCTTCCAGGGGTGGCAACCATCATGTGGACGCCACTGAAAAcaatatgacaaataaaaaaaaaaaagaaaatttctccaaaaacacagaaagctaCTCTGCTTTTGACATTGTACTTCGTAACGTTGGTTCTCAGATCAACAATGCTGTTTGTAGGAACCTTTTCTTCAGTGTCTGAGTTCCTCTCAGAATGACGTAGCTGAACTGTGCCCGTCCAAATGGCACAGCGTACAAGTTATTAACCCGCCGAACAAGTCAATCAATCTTACTTACTGCTTCACCACCTCCATCTGCTCCTTGACAGACATTCCTCCGATGCAGAGGGCTGTGCGCAGCTGAGGAGCTCCTTCCTCTTCCAGCAGCTTGCAGTAATACTCTATGATGCCATGAGTCTGCCTCGCCAACTCTCGCTGGGGGTAAAAAAAGAGGTTGCAGATGCTTTATTGTATAACATGTTTTTCATAAGCATGGCTTATAAAATTAaggtttaaaactgaaagaaaaggaCAGGGACAAAGATAAGGTGGAAGcttaattttcatattttttgtgaATCTCGCAATCTAATTTGTTTTCGTATTAATCAACCCagatgttttacaaatttatGTCGGACACGATGAATATACCTACAAAACCTATTGTTAGAGGACCAATTTATCAAAAGTGTAACACTTGTATACCTCAATGTGAAATGCTGGTGTTGTTTCTTACAAAAATATGTTGCTAATCAAAACCCTTTGAAACAAGCGAAGTGGTTTTAAGTATGAATGTGCTGACAAGTTTATGACCGgtgaattaaaataaactatttgcAGAGCATTACCACATTTGGGGGAGCTCACCAACTCCGGATGAAAAAtactagagatgcactgatcagacaGATACCGATATCCGGTTTTCTCTGAGGTGTGACCTCTCTGTATATATGTTGAACTGAGTGTGTTCATTATCATCAGTTTCCACATTATTTTGCTTCCACTTCATCTAATTTGTTTGCTACAGGACAGTGGGCAcagttttgtttaaatgaatatttacaGTAGAACATTTCTCTGTAGAAACTTGCTTTATAAActacaaatagaaataaataatttttaaagccATTTACTCCACGGTTATTTGTTAAGTAAAGTATCTGAACTGTTTCTGCTGTatcttcaaagaaaacaaatgggcCTGGCGTGTCTTACTGAAGGACAGATGATGAGTCCATATGGTCCCTCCCTCTTGAAGAAAGGCAGACGTTTCTCCTGCTCAAGGGCGAACATGATGATTGGCAGAGTGAAGACCAAAGTCTTTCCTGATCCCGTGAAGGCGATGCCAATCATGTCTCGACCTGATAGGCTACACGCAAACACGGTCAGTCCATCAACAGTTTTACGTGCCTTAAATCCTAACAGAGAACATCGCATACTGTGTAATACAGCATTTGCATCCCAGTACCATGTACGGCACTTACACTGTGGGGATTCCTTGAATCTGAATTGGGGTTGGATGGACAATCCCCttcttttttaaaccttttagaaTTGCtgcaaatttaaaaacagaaatatgtcaACAGTTGGGAGAGATATAAAACCACTGAAGGGAGTTTTTTGTGTGAGGCATAGTGAGGCGTCACCTGGTGGAAACTTCATCTCCCTGAAGCTTTTGATGGGAAGAGGGATGCCTTCTCCATCCACCAGGATGTGAAATTTTTTCCTGACACGTTCATGTCTTGTGTCAGGCATATTTAGGATGTACCGTGGTGCCTTCCAGCTATGAAAGAATTTCCATCAGGTTAAATATGCCCCCCTGGAATTATCTTATAAAGACAAAACGCTTATAAACCATAATTACTGAGGGCTCACCTTGTTTTAATTGGGTCATCATATATGATACCTTTGGCCATTTCCTTCACAGACATCAGAGCTAGCAGAAGGGAGTTAAAAGTTTGCACAATTAGATTTAAGATCCCAAAGTGTATATATTTCACTACAAAACTTGTCTGACTTCTGAGGACATGGTAGTGTTAAATGTACCTCTGCCCTCAGCCACGCTTTCCAGAATCTTCTCTTCCTCTTTCAGCTGTTTCTCTTTTGCAGACTCCTTACGAGCTGAATACACAAACAAGTAAAAACTGTTACAGGTTCTATACAGTCAATGCAGAGGAAAAGAAACAACTGTTATTGCATAGAGCAGATCTGTTCTGAACCTTCTGCTTTCTCTTTGAGGTGTTGATGTTGGTCGAGGAGACTAATATTCGAGCGTGGACCAAGGCCCTCTTCTTCATCCCTCTGTTCCTCTCCGCTATCCTTCTGCTCGTCATCCACGGCCTTTCCACGCAGACGTAGCATCTTCTGAAGCTGCAAACATTCCGAAAGCTTCACAATGCACTAACCCAACAAAATATAACTGCACAGCTTTCAGGCTAAAGTTAAGCAAGCGACAATAATGGAGGCATAACTTGACAACAAACCTTTTCTTAATAATACGTCAAACTCTGACAAAGaacaaacttttttgttttggattcaGCTTATTACAACATTAATGAAATGAAAAGAGGAGCgctgaaaatgttttgtatgttttgccACTTTTTATCATTTCCAAAACtctaggaaaaaaaacagctgtcaCTCAACTTCCCAAGCATTTGACCAAAGCCTCTTCTCTTCATCATTTATCTCCTTCCCCTTGGCA contains these protein-coding regions:
- the LOC124860056 gene encoding probable ATP-dependent RNA helicase DDX41, which produces METENRALKRSYEDEEKSGSEESEDDDYVPYVPVKIRKQQMLQKMLRLRGKAVDDEQKDSGEEQRDEEEGLGPRSNISLLDQHQHLKEKAEARKESAKEKQLKEEEKILESVAEGRALMSVKEMAKGIIYDDPIKTSWKAPRYILNMPDTRHERVRKKFHILVDGEGIPLPIKSFREMKFPPAILKGLKKKGIVHPTPIQIQGIPTVLSGRDMIGIAFTGSGKTLVFTLPIIMFALEQEKRLPFFKREGPYGLIICPSRELARQTHGIIEYYCKLLEEEGAPQLRTALCIGGMSVKEQMEVVKHGVHMMVATPGRLMDLLQKKMVSLDICRYLALDEADRMIDMGFEEDIRTIFSYFKGQRQTLLFSATMPKKIQNFAKSALVKPITINVGRAGAASLDVIQGLDFPAIQHVVNYDMPEEIENYVHRIGRTGRSGKTGIATTFINKGCDESVLMDLKALLVEAKQKVPPVLQVLQTGDETMLDIGGERGCTFCGGLGHRITDCPKLEAMQTKQVTNIGRKDYLAHSSMDF